One Anguilla rostrata isolate EN2019 chromosome 15, ASM1855537v3, whole genome shotgun sequence genomic window, TCATGCTCGGTCAGTGTATTTACAGTGTATCAGGACcgtctgtgtgtgcctgagttTTCACGGGCAGCAGAATGGCATTATGGTTAGGGAGCTGAGCTCACAGCTCCACGGTTGGATTCCCAGACGTGGTAAATCATCCGTTTGTGTGAATGGATTGAGTGTCAGCCGCTGTGGACGAGAGTGGCTCTGCCTAAAAGTGTAAAATGTTTGTGGTTTTAACAAAGAGTGTTGGGTAACAAGAGGTAGAGTTTATCAGCACCGGAAATCATGCTCCGGGTCTCCATTGATCCCACGACTCTGAACAGTGCAGGTTGTGTTACTGCAGActctgctgtgtgcagtgtttgtgaacAGTGCAGGTTGTGTTACTGCAGActctgctgtgtgcagtgtttgtgaacAGTGCAGGTTGTGTTACTGCAGActctgctgtgtgcagtgtttgtgaacAGTGCAGGTTGTGTTACTGCAGActctgctgtgtgcagtgtttgtgaacAGTGCAGGTTGTGTTGCTGCAGACTCTGCTGTGTGCCATGTTTGTGAACAGTGCAGGTTGTGTTGCTGCAGActctgctgtgtgcagtgtttgtgaacAGTGCAGGTTGTGTTACTGCAGActctgctgtgtgcagtgtttgtgaacAGTGCAGGTTGTGTTACTGCAGActctgctgtgtgcagtgtttgtgaacAGTGCAGGTTGTGTTGCTGCAGACTCTGCTGCGTGCAGTGTTTGTGAACAGTGCAGGTTGTGTTACTGCAGActctgctgtgtgcagtgtttgtgaacAGTGCAGGTTGTGTTGCTGCAGACTCTGCTGCGTGCAGTGTTTGTGAACAGTGCAGGTTGTGTTACTGCATACTCTTCTGTGTGCCATGTTTGTGAACAGTGCAGGTTGTGTTACTGCAGActctgctgtgtgcagtgtatctGAACAGTGCAGGTTGTGTTACTGCACAGACTCTGCAACCAGCCATGGAAATGTTGTGGTGCCGTTAACTGTAATAAGAgggaaaaatattgttttctcatttcctcATAAAAAATGGCTAGCgtcagtgtgggtgcaggctgtGGCTTTAgtccagcactaagacacctgattctctcttgattgaagaccatggtTAGTTAGTTGAATGAAGTGCCATAGTgctggactaaaaaaaaaaaaaaaacctaaatccACCccagcccttttcggataagatctGACCCTTCTGGTCTAAAGGGGGCCATTAGAAGGAAAAATCTGGGTCACTCTTTCCCTTTCAACTCAGCGCACACTAATTACACAGTTCCCATTGGCCAGCAGGATTATATTTCTAACTTCTTTCTGCTATTTGTTTTGTGGCTGCTGCAGTAATTGTGCATATCTGCTTTTAGAGCATGCTCTGTAATCCTGTTCTCCCAGAGAACACGGGGACTTCACCTCAGGTGGGCCGTGAAGGTGGTGACCGTTAAAAGTGAAGCGGACTTTCAGAAGGACTGCGTTCTGACTGACTCCccgtccctcctccctcaggaACGAAATGGAAAGACACTTCctggagctgctgcagttcaaCATCAACGTCCCGGCCAGCGTCTACGCCAAGTACTACTTCGACCTGCGCTCGCTGGCCGACGACAACAACCTGAACTTCCCCCTGGAGCCTCTGAGCAACCAGCGCGCACAGAAGCtggaggtgaggggggcgggggcctgactgggtgggaggggccggAGTATGGGCACTGACTGGGCGGGGGAGAGTAGGGGAGAGGGGACAGGGTATGAGCACTGACTGGGCAAGGGAGaatgggtgggaggggccagggtaTGGGCATTGACCGATTTTGAGTTTTCAATATTCAGTTTGatctttttgttatttgaattgTGGTATGCTTCCATAAGAATCAGGCTACTCCGGCATCAAAAATAACTGAACAAGCAGAGAGTGAGGCAAAAATAAGGTGTGTAAAGcaggtgtgtaaaggtgtgtaaAGCACGAGTGTAAAGCAGGTGTGTAAAGGAGGAGTGTAAAGGTGTGTAAAGCAGGTGTGTAAAGGAGGTGTGTAAAGGAGGTGTGTAAAGGAGGTGTGTAAAGGAGGTGTGTAAAGGAGGTGTGTAAAGGAGGTGTGTAAAGCAGGAGTGTAAAGGTGTGAAGGGTGTGTAAGCAGGTGTGTAAGCAGAGTAGCGTAAGCAGTGTAAGCGAGGTAAAGCAGGTGTGTAAAGCAGGAGTGTAAAGGAGGTGTGTAAAGCAggagtgtttcttttgcgcctctacatcatgaaacctatgcacttgttgtacgtcgctctggataagagcgtctgctaaatgcctataatgtaatgtaatgtaatgtgtaaagcAGGAGTGTGTCCTGTGTCCCGTGTCCTGCAGGCCATCTCCCGGCTCTGTGAGGACAAGTACAAGGACCTGAGCAAAGCGGCCATGAGACGCTCCCTCAGCGTGGACAACCTGCTCAACTCCCGCCAGTCGCACGCTGTGCTGTCATAGGTCCacgctgacctctgacccctgagcCCGCCCCTCGGCCTGAGCCAAAGACACTGGtacccctccaacccccccccctccaaaggTGTGGAACTGAAGAACAGAGCAAGCAAGagactgttttttgtttttttttgaggttcccccccattttttattttttttgcttactaTGTAGGCTACTAGCTGTGAAATTTGTCAgtttttaattaactgaaattatttgcAGATggagtattttaaataaacactaatCATGACAGATATGGTTTGAACTCTGAGGATGTCCTTTCATGCATAAGTGAGCAGGTTAATGGTCTCcatggaatgttctggaaggcACATTCAGGTGCAGAATTGGCACTTTTAATGAAGATGATGAGAGAAGATTGTGTAGACTAATACAGGTAATGGGCTATGCTTGctcaaaaatggcaaaatgataTCCTTTTATCCTAATGCAATTATTCAGAGAAaaagtttactttttaatgagtaattctttaccttccaaaaaaaaattgtcatctTCATCAGTGGTGCCAGTAATTCTGACCTGACTATTTATCAGTGACTTCCGCGTTGAGTTGAGTACCCAACTGCATTCACCACAGCTCTTCAGGTCAGTGATCAGCAACAGAATGCTTTCAGGAGCATGGTGAACACTCATCTGAGATCAGCTCGGATGTAATGTGAAGTGGCGTGTGACAAATGCAACAGCAATGACACAGACTGACTACCTTTTCTCCAAAAACCCTCTTTTTATTCACTAGTTCATTGACACATGGACTGAACACAAATCAGAATCTGCCCCACATCCTTTATTGCAGTAACACAAACATCTGAGTGGCTTCAGCTAATGCCCGTTGTGTGCAGGGGAGGACGTCAGTAGTACTTAATGCTTTACTCAGCACCTGGCAACCAGAGACTGGTACGTGATCATTGGACAAACTtggtgggaggggcagggtgtGAGACACAGGAAATGGGTTTAACGGACGAGTGCACATAGCTACGTGTTAAGGCAACACCAGGGGAGAAAGGAGGCGCAACTCCGGGGGAGAAAGGAGGTGCTCACCCGCTCCCTTTGCTGTTCGGGTGGGTGGTAGAGCGCCTCCTGCAgccaggaggaggtgcagcggTTTGGGATCGCAGCGGTCAGCAGCACCGTAAACGACCTGACCAAGGCgggggtagggggcggggccaccgtGCCCAGGGAGGGGTCCCGCTGGGGAGGCCACTCTGGACGGAGAAACGAGCTGGTCTGATTTGGTCCAACGTTGGGCTCGGAAtcggaagtgtgtgtgtgtgtgtgtgcgctttgtGCGAGCGAGTCATGTTCACAGTTTGGACTGGCTCGACAGCTTGGTGTTCAGGTTCTCTGCCAGCTTGTCCAGGAACTCGAAGGTGTTCAGGTAATCGGAGCGCTGGACGCTGGATGGGCAGAcgacagggaaagagaggaaaacatttaattaaataggTAAAGGATTCACAGACTGGGAGATGCATCAATGTGcttgttttccaaaaaaggaaagacaaagagaaGTGCCACTTTGGATGAACCGTATTGAAAGTGCAATAATGTCTCAGTTATAAAGGGCAAGGGGCAGACTGGGTTGGtttgggtgtgggtggggggtagagGGCGGGGTCTCACTTGGGCAGCCCCTTGATGCAGGCAGCCAGGTCCTTGGTCATGAAGCCGGCCTCGATGGTCTCGATGCAGACGGCCTCCAGCGACTCGGCGAAGACGCTCAGCTCGGCGTTGCCGTCCAGCTTCGCCCGGTGGGCCAGCCCGCGGGTCCACGCAAAGATGGAGGCTGGAGCACACACACCGCCGTCAGTAAGACTGGGGAGGACTGCACCGGGGGTGTATTATAGAGCTGATGGAGGTTTGGGAGTATGCTTCTCACTGATAGGGTTGGTGGAGGTCTGcttgccgtgtgtgtgtgtgtgtctatgtgtgtgtttctcaccaATAGGGTTGGTGGAGGCCtgctcgctgtgtgtgtgagattctCACCGATGGGGTTGGTGGAGGTCTCCTTGCCCTGCTGGTGTTGgcggtagtgtgtgtgtgtgtgattctcacCGATCGGGTTGGTGGAGGTCTCCTTGCCCTGCTGGTGTTGgcggtagtgtgtgtgtgtgtgtgtgtgattctcacCGATGGGGTTGGTGGAGGTCTCCTTGCCCTGCTGGTGTTGGcggtagtgtgcgtgtgtgtgtgtgtgtggtgtgtgattcTCACCGATGGGGTTGGTGGAGGTCTCCTTGCCCTGCTGGTGTTGGCGTagtagtgtgttgtgtggtgttgtgtgtggtgtgtgtgtgattctcacCGATGGGTTGGTGGAGGTCTCCTTGCCCTGCTGGTGTTGgcggtagtgtgtgtgtgtgtgtgtgtgtgattctcacCGATGGGGTTGGTGGAGGTCTCCTTGCCTgctgtgtgcgtaggtgtgtgtggtgggtgtgtgtttctcaccGATCGGGTTGGTGGAGGTCTCCTTGCCCTGCTGGTGTTGgcggtagtgtgtgtgtgtgtgtgtgattctcacCGATCGGGTTGGTGGAGGTCTCCTTGCCCTGCTGGTGTTGgcggtagtgtgtgtgtgtgtgtgtgtgtgattctcacCGATCGGGTTGGTGGAGGTCTCCTTGCCCTGCTGGTGTTGgcggtagtgtgtgtgtgtgtgtgtgtggtgattcTCACCGATGGGGTTGGTGGAGGTCTCCTTGCCCTGCggtgtggtggtgttggtggtgtgtgtgtgtgtgtgtgtggattctCACCGATGGGGTTGGTGGAGGTCTCCTTGCCCTGCTGGTGTTGGcggtaggtgtgtgtgggtgtgtgtgtgattctcacCGATGGGTTGGTGGAGGTCTCCTTGCCCTGCTGGTGTtggcggttgtgtgtgtgtgtgtggtgtggattCTCACCGATGGGTTGGTGGAGGTCTCCTTGCCTGCTggtgttggcgtgtgtgtgggtgtgtgtgtgtgtgtgtgattctcacCGATGGGGTTGGTGGAGGTCTCCTTGCCCTGCTGTGTGTTggcggtatgtgtgtgtgttgtgattcTCACCGATGGGTTGGTGGAggtgtgctgtctgtgggttCTCACCCATGGGTTGGTGGAGGTCCCTTGCCTGCTGGTGTTGgcggtagtgtgtgtgtgtgtgattctcacCGATGGGGTTGGTGGAGGTCTCCTTGCCCTGCTGGTGTTGgcggtagtgtgtgtgtgtgtgattctcacCGATGGGGTTGGTGGAGGTCTCCTTGCCCTGCTGGTGTTGgcggtagtgtgtgtgtgtgtgattctcacCGATGGGGTTGGTGGAGGTCTCCTTGCCCTGCTGGTGTTGGCGGTAGTGCCGCGTCACTGTGCCGTGGGCGGCCTCTGCCTCCACCGTGCGGCCATCAGGGCAAATCAGAACGCTGGTCATCATGCCCAAGGAGCCGTAGCCTGAGCAACGCAGGGCCCAGTACTGTTAATGATCACCTCATTATCATAACTGAGCCTTTACACCAAACCTGTGTCCCTACaacagggccccccccccttctgagcAAATAcaagtattacattacattacaggcatttagcagacgctcttatccagagcgacgtacaacaagtgcattagttcaagtaATGAGAGTAGTACTACTGTTTTAATACAGCAATTTAAACATTCTTAATGAGCGTAAATGCCTGCACATACACCATAAAGCAAGCCCTCCCATAATATGCTGTATTCTAGGCAGCGCTCTCACTACACcgaggcctctctctctccctccctctctctctctccatctctcacctGAGCCACGGAGTCGGACTGCACGTCCCCGTCGTAGTTCTTGCAGGCCCAGATGAAGCCGCCCTCCGACTTCATGGCCTGGGCCACCATGTCGTCGATGAGCCGGTGCTCGTACCAGATGCCCTTAGCCTCGAACTGGGCCTTGTACTCCCTGCGGTAAGACACCAGAGTGAATGCAGCTCTCCTTTCCAGTGTGACTGTAACCAGTCGGAACACTTTGCGCCAAGTAACGTGACACCGGTTGGGTGAAGTTCGATGGCACACGGGGACGGATAGCTGCCGTGCGTCATTTCAGGTTACTGTACGGATTCATATAGCCGCAGCCGCAATGATTTTGATAATTAATGAACTGCAGTTTGTAAACGATGCATCTCATTAGCAGACTTGGACTGCGTGGCATTGAAATGGCACACACAGCGTGTAGCGGTTTGAGCCCAGCAGCTGGCTAGCGTGAGCGGAAGCCCCCAACTGGCAGCTAAGCCAGCCAGCTTCCAGTAAGAGTGAGCAGCTCAGTGCTACAGGCTGGGAGCGTGGGGTCTACAGGCTGGGAGCGCGGGGTCTACAGGCTGGGAGCGCGGCGTCCACCCGCGGGAGCGTGCTAACCCACCCGCGCACCATGGCAACCCCCCAGGGCCACGCCTCCCTTTCCCCCGAGCAGCCGGTGAGGGGTAGACGGCGCCTTACTTCTCGTAGATCTCCTGGAAGATGTCCTTGAAGCGGCCGTCGTACTTCTTGAGGATGGTGTTCTTGGTGCTGAGGTAGAGGGGCCAGCCCTTGGTCAGGCCCATCTGGAAGGAGCTGTGGGCGAATTCGCGGATGGACTTGTCCGTGTTGTACATCCCCAGAGCCACGCCCCCAGTGCCTGCAGTGACGACATCACAACACTTCACATGAGCCACGCAAGTCCATACAGTTCCCTAAGATTAACTTGAATTTATAAAAGCAGcatgttaatgtgtttatttttatttgaaagactTATTTGGCGTGTGAATTactgatttttgaaaaaattactttatttaattaaacagaaagaaagaaaaaagcttttctCTGGCCAACTGTAttaatatgacaaaatacaatTTCCTCATTTGTTGCACAAACAATATAGCTCACTAtctgtgttgtgtattttcTATAGCCTAAACTCACATTTatcaagggttttttttttactatacaTACTACACAAGCCAAAATATCCTGGAGCACAAGCTCTCTTCCCTTTTGTGTGCGCCGCCATGTCAGTAGCTCTAGGACTAAAAAGTTTTCTAATTCACAAAAAGTGCTAATGTATCAGCAATAGTATTACTGCTGTCAAGCAACTTCctttggttttctgtgacattttcatGAACTCCGCGTCGTACCCTCAAAGTCGTGGACGACGAACGTGGTGGGCTTCCCGTCCTTGGGGGTGTACTTCATCTCCACGCGCCCCGGACCCGGCACCACGAAATCCGTGGCTTTGTACtacagggaagagaggagggggctgCTGAGGAGGGCTGACACGCAGACAGAggtgctgccatctgctggaggTAGGCCTCACAGCACTCTGCTCACGGGTCGGTGTGGAAGCCTGATTAAGAAAGGCTTTACTGGCAGTGTTCAAATACTAAAACTTTATTAGTACAGACTGAGGTACAGCTCAGGGCCGTAAAGATATTTTGAACACAGACCAGGCTGTTGGTGGTGTAGAGGGAATCTAAAGAGGAGGGACTGTCATAATAACAGGCCTTTGGGAGGATAAACAACCCTCTAGAAAACAGACTGGATTCGGCaaagtgttttgtttaaatGGAGTTGAATTTCCTTTCATTCACTGCAAGTTTGTCACATCTAAAGGAAACTGATTAGTTTAGTCAATACACTGCTCACaggcacaaagagagagagactgcacgTATGGACCCACTGCACATAGACgaagcacagacaaacactttacattacattacaggcatttagcagacgctcttatccagagcgacttacacaacttttacatagcactttacattgtatccatttatacagctggatatatactgaagcagtttcggttaagtaccttgctcaagggtacaacggcagtgtccttacccgggaatcgagcctgcgacctttcggttacaagcccagttccttacccactgtgctacactccgtctatTTACATAGAGATACACTGTGCGtagagacacaaacagacacccTGCACATAGACGCACTGCGCATACAGACACCCTGCACAtagacacactgcacatagACACACTGCGCATACAGACACCCTGCGCATACAGGCACCGTGCTCAGACAGACTGCGGTACCTGGTCCCCGTGGGCGTGTCTGCCGATGATGATGGGCTTTAGCCACCCGGGCACCAGGCGGGGGATGTTCTTGCAGATGATGGCCTCGCGGAACACCGTCCCGCCCAGGATGTTGCGGATGGTGCCGTTGGGCGACTTCCACATCTGCTTCAGCCCGAACTCCTCCACGCGCTTCTCGTCGGGCGTGATGGTGGCGCACTTTATGCCCACGCTGTGGCGCCGCACCGCCTCGGCCGCGTCCACCGTCACCCGGTCGTCCGTGGCGTCGCGGTTCTCCATGCCCAGGTCATAGCTGCCGGGCAGACGGCCGGTGTCAGATGGaaaagtgccccccccccgcccccatccttATAGAAGAGTGACCCCACTGGTAAGGAGTAGCCTGTTTATTCAATTTCATATACTATACTAGAAAAATGTGATGGTGGCGCTGTCTACGAAACATACAGCGTACTGTTTAGTGTTTTAGTATGCGATGGtcagaaagcaaaaaatatcctccatactATTTCCCAACTGTTCTGTGGAAGTTTCTTAAGACGTTTCGCTATCGAGCCGCCAAGTTCCcatgtttttataattgttattgAAGGAAAACGTCAGCAAAACTGTGCCTCATTTTAAAGCAAATCTGGGGATTATATTTATGGgaccaaaatgtttgtttacttcctgaaaattACACTCCCGACTATACTCAGTGAAACCCTGGAAATAAGTATATCATCCTGGGATattaagtacactacatttagagaCAATTTTGCCTACTTAACGTTCTCATCCAGGGTCCTCAACAACTACACTCAATAGTAGGGAAGTGTGCTGATTCAGACACAGCCCTAGTCACACACCACAACTACTTAAGCCTGcattcccacaatccccctgcACAGACTAAGGTCCCAGAGGCCACACTGCTCAACACTGCAGTATTTCCTGCAGTCAAGGTGTGgtgttatataaataatatataaccCTCTCAACCAAACTGCATGCGTTTGCAGAAAACCAGACACACACCCTAAAATGCCCTAAAAACACGTCATCGCCCGAAAGCTACTCCGTTGCGAAGAATTCTCCCTCGTTAAAGACGGCACTGCAGAACACTACATTTAAGGACTGCAAATGCTCTTTACACTGAGGCAAAGAAACTTTGAGATACCAGATGGTGAAGTTTTGGTACAATCACAAAGGGACTTCTACAAATGGGCTTTTTTCTCCTCTGAAAGTGTTTGGGAATTGCAGCTCAATTCAGTGGGAATGCCACAAGCAGCCAAGGATGTGtaaaccccaaaccccagcGACACAGAGAGCGAAAGCTTCCTGAGGCAGGATGTCAGGCGGGCGACGGTGTTCCGCAAGCTCAGCTGATTTTACTCAATCGCGTGACCTCAGAGAGCCTGTAGttacaacacaaaaaatgtgcaatCTACACGAAGCAGGAGAAACTATCCACTccgcaccctccctcccccccccatgctgAGGAACTGATCCAAACACTCACAAAGGCGGGTTCAGGCGCTGCCACTGATGTAACGAAGCTGAGAAAGCCCTCTCTGTTCAAGCGAAACAAAGCTCACTGAAAGAGCCCCTGCTAACAGAAAGCATCACATTCTTTCAGGAATTAAAACCTCCCTGCCCAACCTGATGTGCCCTGGCTTCACTTCCTAGTTCCTACATGTGTTCACCCCAGAGAACCCTCGTCCTCCTGTGTGCACATCACCTGCCAGTCCACAGTCCAAAGCTATTACACAAAGCAATGGTTGGGCAATCCCCAGCAATACATATTATCAATTTCCTAACAGTTGCCCAGGAGAGAACAGGGCGCAGGGTCTAAACCTGAAAAACAAGCCTGTCAGTCGTACTCTTTTAAAGAAACTGGTCAGCCAAGTCGAATGAGTGGAGACAGACTTCCTCTGGACTGAACCTGCTTTTCGAGTTGAAACGGAATGCCCTCAGATATGTGTTCATACTGCCAACAGCAAGACCCACTAGTGTCATGATGTAAAACAGTAACAGTTCCTGTGCACCTTCTAGCactttttgcattgcattacatataTGGATGCAACATTTCAGGTGCACGATAACGAACCATTTTTGATGTTGCAAATGATAGTGCAATCCGATAAAGACAGTGTTTGCACATGATAAAATTCTGAATTAAGATCACAGCCAGAATCCCTCACGccaccccatcccacctccccacccccaccttccctgAGAGACGCACATATTAGGGGTGGAGTCAGTGTGCCTCACCTGTGAAGATCTATTTCCAAATAGGGGAAGATGAGTTTTTCCTTAATAAGCTCCCAGATCACTCTGGTCATCTCATCCCCCTGCATCTCCACCACAGAGCCCGCCTGGATCTTCTGAGCCATCCTTATGCCTACCATACAAAGACAAAACCAAACAGTAAAAGCCCATGTACCCGTTTTTAAAGGGCTTATAAAGATTGCCATGTCAATACGCGGTTGCATAAGCACCATAGCCAAAGTGGAGGGTTTTACGCTTGCGCTGTACTGACCAGTGTTTCCCCATTTTCACTCCGTGTAAACAAACGGTCGCTCAGCTGGAATTAACAGTGACTTGTGAGAAGACTCACgaatcagcatttttttgtagACAGTTTTCAGCGCTTCAGTATACAGAAAATGGCACacaatttaaatgatcaaataagCTTTCGTtcaatttctgtttcattaaatgTATCGTGCGcctgtattacattacaggcatttggcagacgctcttatccagagcgacgtacaacatcTATCGTATCGTATCAAACGTAACGAACACTAGATAAAATGTAGTTAGTTCCCAGCCAGCGCttctttatttaataaaataaatgtagcatTTTCTTGAAGAGGAAAAAACGGATTCGGTAGCCACCGGGGAAAGCGTCAAGGGCGTTTCCTTAAAGTTATGTTCTTAAATAAACAGACCACGAGACCTAAGAATGAACCAACTAATCTTCTTGGCCAAAGGATTCATGAATGGGCTAATTAATGTACATGACAGTGCGTATTACAGACCACCGCTTGTGTAGCTACTGCTGGCTGTCAAACTTGTCTAAACGctctacatttatttttaatcaaactttttttaatcacaggCAGCAGtaaatgaaactaaaattaCGC contains:
- the LOC135241148 gene encoding isocitrate dehydrogenase [NADP] cytoplasmic, yielding MAQKIQAGSVVEMQGDEMTRVIWELIKEKLIFPYLEIDLHSYDLGMENRDATDDRVTVDAAEAVRRHSVGIKCATITPDEKRVEEFGLKQMWKSPNGTIRNILGGTVFREAIICKNIPRLVPGWLKPIIIGRHAHGDQYKATDFVVPGPGRVEMKYTPKDGKPTTFVVHDFEGTGGVALGMYNTDKSIREFAHSSFQMGLTKGWPLYLSTKNTILKKYDGRFKDIFQEIYEKEYKAQFEAKGIWYEHRLIDDMVAQAMKSEGGFIWACKNYDGDVQSDSVAQGYGSLGMMTSVLICPDGRTVEAEAAHGTVTRHYRQHQQGKETSTNPIASIFAWTRGLAHRAKLDGNAELSVFAESLEAVCIETIEAGFMTKDLAACIKGLPNVQRSDYLNTFEFLDKLAENLNTKLSSQSKL